From a region of the Mycobacterium sp. SMC-8 genome:
- a CDS encoding enoyl-CoA hydratase/isomerase family protein, whose product MGERPSPEEIILYDKDPKTKIATITFNRPEFLNAPTSLARLRYADVLRAANADNDVKVVVIRGVGDNLGSGADLPEFMEGNDNPAARLAELRLEDDGVGEVTYPPKGTFRNGATISAWYANSQAGNRALQDFKKISIVEAKGYCYGWHFYQCADADLVISSDDALFGHPSFRYHGWGPRMWTWVQMMGLRKFQEMVFTGRPFTAAEMYDCNFLNKVVARDELETETQKYALACARNRPVDTVFQQKMFFEIFKQQQGEYMGSLLSAFFESMGNGVANDSDDDLGMFESIDSGLSAAVNDNDSKFPPEFRLSKRNRAKKD is encoded by the coding sequence ATGGGTGAGCGGCCGTCGCCCGAGGAGATCATCCTCTACGATAAGGACCCGAAGACCAAGATCGCGACCATCACGTTCAACCGTCCGGAGTTCCTCAACGCTCCGACGTCACTGGCCCGGTTGCGGTATGCCGATGTGCTGCGGGCGGCCAACGCCGACAACGACGTGAAGGTGGTGGTCATCCGCGGCGTGGGGGACAATCTGGGCAGCGGCGCCGACCTTCCCGAGTTCATGGAGGGTAACGACAATCCGGCGGCGCGGCTGGCGGAACTGCGGCTTGAGGATGACGGTGTCGGCGAGGTGACCTATCCCCCGAAGGGCACGTTCCGCAACGGGGCGACCATCAGTGCCTGGTACGCCAACTCGCAAGCGGGGAACCGTGCGCTGCAGGACTTCAAGAAGATCAGCATCGTCGAGGCCAAGGGCTACTGTTACGGCTGGCACTTCTACCAATGCGCCGACGCTGATCTGGTGATCTCCTCCGACGACGCCTTGTTCGGGCACCCGTCGTTCCGCTATCACGGCTGGGGTCCGCGGATGTGGACCTGGGTGCAGATGATGGGGTTGCGCAAGTTTCAGGAGATGGTGTTCACCGGCCGGCCCTTCACCGCCGCCGAGATGTACGACTGCAACTTCCTCAACAAAGTGGTGGCGCGCGACGAGTTGGAGACCGAGACACAGAAGTACGCCCTGGCGTGTGCGCGGAACCGTCCGGTGGACACCGTGTTCCAGCAGAAGATGTTCTTCGAGATCTTCAAGCAGCAGCAGGGCGAATACATGGGCAGCCTGCTCAGCGCGTTCTTCGAATCGATGGGTAACGGCGTCGCCAACGACAGCGACGACGATCTCGGCATGTTCGAGTCGATCGATTCCGGCTTGTCGGCCGCGGTCAACGACAACGACAGCAAGTTCCCGCCGGAATTCCGGTTGAGCAAACGCAACCGGGCCAAGAAGGACTAG
- a CDS encoding Xaa-Pro peptidase family protein, with protein MGTEIEADGRALRYSRRERALAQMEAHDLDMLVLGRQANVRYISGAPQLWVVGTRPFGPICEFVRATGEIHLNSTWDEGIPEEIPHENLYGFAWNPMTLVGILKNIKGADTVRRVGTDALTPTFAKLLPMAFPNAELVDAEQAMQAARRIKSPEEVHALRRALMVAEKGLAAGVAALGSRVTEKALAGAVLEAEAAGGVSTPATQDAAWVTSKEHPWRRADGDGVVREGDLVALSAGVLADGYVAEVARTLYVGEPTDAVRALYRRRDDLWDKLIEACRPGMSTSGLLDAYQQAGERLPAMPVAHGLGLGFDPPVVSPTLRATADADILEEGMVLALTAYVWEQGAGAVFTRDAVLITADGAEILSTAPAYGEAVHG; from the coding sequence GTGGGAACTGAGATCGAGGCCGACGGCCGCGCATTGCGATACAGCCGCCGGGAGCGTGCCCTCGCACAGATGGAGGCCCACGACCTCGACATGCTGGTGCTCGGCCGGCAGGCCAACGTCCGCTACATCTCCGGAGCCCCGCAGCTGTGGGTCGTGGGCACCCGCCCGTTCGGGCCGATCTGCGAGTTCGTACGAGCCACCGGTGAGATCCACCTCAACAGCACCTGGGACGAGGGCATCCCCGAGGAGATCCCCCACGAGAACCTGTACGGCTTCGCCTGGAACCCGATGACCTTGGTCGGGATACTGAAGAACATCAAGGGCGCCGACACCGTGCGACGGGTTGGAACCGATGCTCTGACACCGACATTCGCCAAGCTGCTGCCGATGGCGTTCCCCAACGCGGAGCTGGTCGACGCCGAGCAGGCCATGCAGGCTGCCCGTCGGATCAAATCGCCCGAGGAAGTGCACGCGTTGCGTCGAGCCCTGATGGTCGCCGAGAAAGGGTTGGCCGCGGGCGTCGCCGCGCTTGGGTCGCGCGTCACGGAGAAGGCGCTCGCCGGTGCCGTGCTGGAGGCCGAGGCCGCCGGTGGGGTGAGCACCCCGGCGACCCAGGATGCCGCCTGGGTGACGTCGAAGGAGCATCCGTGGCGGCGAGCCGACGGTGACGGCGTGGTGCGAGAAGGCGACCTTGTGGCGCTGTCCGCGGGGGTGCTGGCCGACGGCTATGTCGCCGAGGTGGCCCGCACGCTGTATGTCGGTGAGCCGACCGATGCTGTGCGTGCGCTGTACCGGCGCCGGGACGATCTGTGGGACAAGCTGATCGAGGCATGTCGGCCCGGCATGAGCACGAGCGGCCTGCTGGACGCCTACCAGCAGGCCGGTGAGCGGCTGCCGGCGATGCCGGTGGCACACGGCCTCGGACTGGGTTTCGACCCGCCGGTGGTGTCACCGACGCTGCGGGCGACCGCGGACGCCGACATTCTGGAGGAGGGTATGGTGCTCGCGCTCACCGCGTACGTGTGGGAACAGGGGGCGGGCGCGGTGTTCACCCGCGACGCGGTCCTGATCACCGCCGACGGCGCCGAAATCCTTTCGACCGCACCGGCTTACGGTGAGGCCGTCCATGGGTGA
- a CDS encoding Xaa-Pro peptidase family protein, whose product MTTSTHSGVTQIARTGYTWLDIPTEPDFTRMRSEVGARLHAAMAEQNVDALVLLGNGNVMYATGISWPLADAGLSHVERPVAVVLADDEYPHLFLPFREGAAMESGLPDDHLHGPVYLEFDEGVGEFAKILARLIPAGAAVATDELTGAMRRAGTALFPSAPVDAAPVIGAAKIVKTIDQIACIRRACQITEQAVAEIQKSLAPGARQIDLSAEFVRRTFELGATTNMFDSIWQAMPTCKAEGTWTTTGDLALPLLTTERELQQGDVLWTDVSIAYHGYCSDHGRTWIVGQDPTPIQQKQFDKWSEIVDAVLAVTKAGATCGDLGRAATAAAGGQKPWLPHFYLGHGIGTSAAEMPMIGTDLGQEWDDNFIFPDGMLLVFEPVVWEDGTGGYRGEEIVVVTEGGWMPLTAYPYDPYEVSRGN is encoded by the coding sequence GTGACGACGTCCACCCACTCCGGCGTCACCCAGATCGCCCGGACCGGGTACACGTGGCTGGACATCCCCACCGAACCCGATTTCACGCGGATGCGCAGCGAGGTCGGTGCGCGGCTGCACGCCGCGATGGCCGAGCAGAACGTGGACGCTCTGGTGCTGCTCGGCAACGGGAACGTCATGTACGCCACCGGTATCAGCTGGCCCCTGGCCGATGCGGGACTGTCGCATGTCGAACGGCCGGTGGCGGTGGTCCTAGCCGATGACGAGTACCCGCATCTGTTCCTGCCCTTCCGCGAGGGCGCAGCCATGGAGTCGGGTCTGCCCGACGACCACCTGCACGGGCCCGTCTACCTCGAGTTCGACGAAGGGGTCGGCGAATTCGCGAAGATCCTGGCCCGGCTGATCCCGGCCGGTGCCGCCGTCGCGACCGACGAGCTGACCGGGGCGATGCGGCGGGCGGGCACAGCGCTGTTCCCGAGCGCACCCGTCGACGCCGCGCCGGTGATCGGGGCGGCGAAGATCGTCAAGACCATCGACCAGATCGCTTGCATCCGGCGGGCTTGCCAGATCACCGAACAGGCTGTCGCCGAGATACAGAAGTCGCTCGCCCCCGGTGCGCGACAGATCGACCTGTCGGCCGAATTCGTGCGCCGCACTTTCGAACTCGGCGCCACCACCAACATGTTCGACTCGATCTGGCAGGCGATGCCGACGTGCAAGGCCGAGGGCACCTGGACCACCACCGGTGATCTCGCCCTGCCTCTGCTGACGACCGAGCGTGAGCTCCAGCAGGGCGACGTGCTGTGGACCGACGTGTCGATCGCCTACCACGGCTACTGCTCCGACCACGGTCGCACCTGGATCGTCGGTCAGGATCCGACGCCGATTCAGCAGAAGCAGTTCGACAAGTGGAGCGAGATCGTCGACGCAGTGTTGGCGGTGACCAAGGCTGGGGCGACCTGCGGTGACCTCGGGCGCGCGGCGACCGCGGCCGCCGGCGGGCAGAAGCCGTGGCTGCCCCACTTCTACCTGGGGCACGGCATCGGCACCAGCGCGGCCGAAATGCCGATGATCGGCACGGATCTCGGTCAGGAATGGGATGACAACTTCATCTTCCCGGACGGAATGCTGTTGGTGTTCGAGCCGGTGGTCTGGGAGGACGGCACCGGCGGCTATCGCGGTGAGGAGATCGTGGTGGTCACCGAGGGTGGCTGGATGCCGCTGACCGCGTATCCCTACGACCCGTACGAGGTGTCCCGTGGGAACTGA
- a CDS encoding amidohydrolase family protein, with protein MSAPTLYPPEGFGAPKHRHGHSTGTVVGLPEGTEIFSADNHISVADDIFYERFPEELKGAAPRIWYEDGAYMVGMKGKAWTGGDFGRVLMQYDDLAGAASNNIEARIRELKEDGIDKELAFPNAVLALFHYPDKGLRERVFRIYNEHIADLQERSDGHFYGVGLINWWDPKGTRSTLEELKALGLRTFLLPLNPGKDDDGNIYDYGSTDMDAVWDEIEAAGLPVSHHIGETPPKTPCQNNSVVVGMMVNVDSFREQFAKYVFSGILDRHPSLKIGWFEGGIAWVPTALQDAEHMFASYRHMFNHELQHDVHHYWANHMSASFMVDPLGLALIDRIGVDNAMWSSDYPHNESTFGYSEKSLATVVEAVGPEAAVKIVSTNVQKFLGLS; from the coding sequence ATGTCCGCCCCGACCCTCTATCCCCCCGAAGGATTCGGCGCTCCCAAGCACCGGCACGGCCACTCGACCGGCACGGTCGTCGGGCTGCCTGAAGGCACCGAGATCTTCTCCGCCGACAATCACATCTCGGTGGCCGACGACATCTTCTACGAGCGCTTCCCGGAGGAGCTCAAGGGCGCCGCGCCGCGGATCTGGTACGAGGACGGCGCCTACATGGTCGGGATGAAGGGCAAGGCCTGGACCGGCGGCGACTTCGGCCGAGTGCTCATGCAGTACGACGATCTCGCCGGCGCCGCGTCGAACAACATCGAGGCGCGCATCCGGGAACTCAAGGAAGACGGCATCGACAAGGAACTGGCGTTCCCGAACGCGGTGCTGGCGCTGTTCCACTACCCGGACAAGGGTCTGCGCGAGCGGGTGTTCCGGATCTACAACGAACACATCGCCGATCTGCAGGAGCGCTCCGACGGGCACTTTTACGGTGTCGGCCTGATCAACTGGTGGGACCCCAAAGGCACCCGCAGCACCCTCGAGGAGCTGAAGGCGCTGGGACTGCGGACGTTCCTGCTGCCGCTGAATCCCGGTAAGGATGACGACGGCAACATCTACGACTACGGCAGCACCGACATGGACGCCGTGTGGGACGAGATCGAGGCAGCCGGGCTGCCGGTCAGCCACCACATCGGCGAGACGCCGCCGAAGACGCCGTGCCAGAACAACAGTGTGGTGGTCGGCATGATGGTCAACGTCGACTCGTTCCGTGAGCAGTTCGCCAAGTACGTGTTCTCCGGAATTCTGGACCGGCACCCGAGCCTGAAGATCGGCTGGTTCGAGGGCGGCATCGCGTGGGTGCCGACCGCACTGCAGGACGCCGAGCACATGTTCGCGTCCTACCGGCACATGTTCAACCACGAACTGCAGCACGACGTGCACCACTACTGGGCCAACCACATGAGCGCGTCGTTCATGGTCGACCCACTGGGGCTGGCGCTGATCGACCGCATCGGTGTCGACAACGCGATGTGGTCGAGCGACTACCCGCACAACGAGAGCACGTTCGGCTACTCGGAGAAGTCGTTGGCTACCGTCGTCGAGGCGGTGGGTCCGGAGGCAGCGGTCAAGATCGTGTCCACGAACGTGCAGAAGTTCCTGGGGTTGTCGTGA
- a CDS encoding cytochrome P450 has protein sequence MTETLAQEAVAVPEYPMERAAGCPFAPPPQMLEMNKAKPLSRVRIWNGATPWLITGHEVARTLFADSRVSVDDRREGFPHWNEHMLSTVYKRPRSVFTSDAEEHTRFRRMLSKPFTFRRVEALRPVIQDVTNECIDEILAGPQPADMVAKLALPVPTRVISDMLGVPYEDHEFFQEHANAGLARYAAADAMQKGAMSLHQYLINLVEEKQANPAEDAVSDLAERVTAGEISVKEAAQLGTGLLIAGHETTANMIGIGICALLENPKQAALLRDSDDPKFIANAVEELMRYLSIIQNGQRRVATEDIEIAGETIRAGEGIILDLAPANWDERAYPEPDTLDLTRDANQQLGFGYGRHQCVGQQLARAELQIVFHTLLRRIPTMKLAIPLEEVPFKHDRLAYGVYELPVTW, from the coding sequence ATGACAGAGACGCTTGCGCAGGAAGCGGTGGCGGTGCCGGAGTACCCGATGGAGCGCGCCGCGGGCTGCCCGTTCGCGCCGCCGCCGCAGATGCTCGAGATGAACAAGGCCAAACCGCTGTCCCGCGTGCGGATCTGGAACGGCGCCACGCCGTGGCTGATCACCGGCCATGAGGTGGCGCGCACGCTGTTCGCCGACTCCAGGGTCAGCGTGGACGACAGGCGGGAGGGCTTCCCGCACTGGAACGAGCACATGTTGTCCACGGTGTACAAGCGGCCGCGCTCGGTGTTCACCTCGGATGCCGAGGAGCACACCCGGTTCCGCCGGATGCTGTCCAAGCCGTTCACTTTCCGGCGGGTCGAGGCGCTGCGCCCGGTGATTCAGGACGTCACCAACGAATGCATCGACGAGATCCTGGCCGGCCCGCAGCCGGCCGACATGGTCGCCAAGCTCGCGCTCCCGGTGCCCACCCGGGTCATCAGCGACATGCTCGGCGTGCCCTACGAGGACCACGAGTTCTTTCAGGAGCACGCCAATGCCGGGCTCGCCCGCTACGCGGCCGCGGACGCCATGCAGAAGGGTGCGATGAGCCTGCACCAGTACCTGATCAACCTCGTTGAGGAGAAGCAGGCCAACCCCGCCGAGGACGCGGTCTCCGACCTCGCCGAGCGCGTCACCGCCGGCGAGATCAGCGTCAAGGAGGCCGCGCAACTGGGCACCGGTCTGCTCATCGCCGGCCACGAGACCACCGCCAATATGATCGGGATCGGGATCTGCGCGCTGTTGGAGAACCCGAAACAAGCTGCGCTTCTTCGTGATTCCGACGACCCGAAATTCATCGCCAACGCCGTCGAAGAGCTGATGCGCTACCTGTCGATCATTCAGAACGGCCAACGCCGGGTGGCCACGGAAGACATCGAGATCGCCGGGGAGACCATCCGGGCGGGGGAGGGCATCATCCTGGATCTGGCGCCGGCCAACTGGGACGAGCGGGCCTACCCCGAGCCGGACACGCTCGACCTGACCCGCGATGCGAACCAGCAACTCGGCTTCGGCTACGGCCGGCACCAGTGCGTAGGACAGCAGCTGGCCCGCGCCGAGCTACAGATCGTGTTCCACACGCTGCTGCGCCGGATCCCGACGATGAAGCTGGCGATCCCGTTGGAGGAGGTGCCGTTCAAGCATGACCGGCTCGCCTACGGCGTCTACGAACTACCGGTCACCTGGTAA
- a CDS encoding ferredoxin — MRVTVDQDRCVSSGQCVLNAGVVFDQRDDDGVVELLIPEPGPEHAEETRKAAAACPALAIHIEE; from the coding sequence ATGAGGGTCACGGTCGACCAGGACAGGTGCGTCTCGTCGGGCCAGTGTGTGCTCAATGCCGGTGTCGTGTTCGACCAACGCGACGACGACGGCGTGGTCGAACTGCTGATCCCCGAGCCCGGACCCGAGCACGCCGAGGAGACCCGAAAGGCCGCGGCCGCATGCCCCGCCCTGGCCATCCACATCGAGGAGTGA
- a CDS encoding TetR/AcrR family transcriptional regulator, with protein sequence MALNQSLDLAGVTGFTESVTTARTVRADRASSTQEAILKAAERLYAEHGVFAVSNRQVSEAAGQGNNAAVGYHFGTKADLVRAIEHKHRGPIEELRERRVAEIGDSTDMRDWVAALVCPLTDHLAELGNPTWYARFAAQVMTDPAYHNMIVKDALSSPSLVRVLDGINGCLPDLPVDVRVERNIMGRNLLMHSCADRERLLAQGSPVARPTWQAAATGLIDAIIGLWHAPVTELS encoded by the coding sequence ATTGCTTTAAATCAGTCGCTTGACTTAGCAGGTGTGACCGGGTTCACTGAGAGCGTGACGACTGCGAGGACCGTGCGGGCCGACCGTGCAAGCAGCACCCAAGAGGCGATCCTGAAGGCGGCCGAGCGGCTCTACGCCGAACACGGGGTGTTCGCGGTGTCCAACCGGCAGGTCAGCGAAGCCGCCGGCCAGGGCAACAACGCCGCAGTCGGCTACCACTTCGGCACCAAGGCGGACCTGGTGCGTGCCATCGAGCACAAGCACCGGGGCCCGATCGAGGAGCTGCGTGAGCGCCGGGTCGCCGAGATCGGGGATTCGACCGACATGCGCGACTGGGTGGCCGCGCTTGTCTGCCCGTTGACGGATCACCTTGCCGAACTGGGCAATCCGACCTGGTACGCCCGGTTCGCCGCGCAGGTGATGACCGACCCGGCATACCACAACATGATCGTCAAGGACGCACTGTCGTCACCGTCGCTGGTCCGGGTACTCGACGGGATCAACGGCTGTCTGCCCGATCTGCCCGTCGACGTCCGAGTGGAACGAAACATCATGGGCCGCAACCTATTGATGCACAGCTGTGCCGACCGTGAGCGGCTCCTCGCGCAGGGGTCGCCCGTCGCGCGGCCCACCTGGCAGGCCGCGGCCACCGGGCTGATCGACGCGATCATCGGGCTGTGGCACGCCCCGGTCACGGAGCTGTCTTGA
- a CDS encoding SDR family NAD(P)-dependent oxidoreductase, whose product MNELVGKVAVVTGGASGIGRGIAERFAAEGAGVVIADVRDDLGEQLAAELNSRGAKTVYRHTDVGDQTQVGELVAAAVETFGGLNVMVNNAGISSPLRKGLFHEDFEEFDRVMRVNLLGVMAGTRDAARHMADRGGGSIVNLGSIGGIQAGGGVSTYRASKAAIIHFTKCAAIELAHYEVRVNCLAPGNIPTPILASSATDEDRERLERFEARIRQQMRDDRPLKREGSAEDVAEAALYLATDRSRYVTGTVLPVDGGTVAGKVIVRKPATGQTAG is encoded by the coding sequence CACCGGCGGCGCATCGGGGATCGGCCGGGGCATCGCCGAACGGTTCGCCGCCGAAGGGGCCGGCGTGGTGATCGCCGACGTCCGCGACGATCTCGGGGAACAGCTTGCCGCCGAGCTGAATTCACGCGGTGCCAAGACCGTGTACCGGCATACCGATGTCGGCGATCAGACCCAGGTCGGCGAGCTCGTGGCAGCGGCGGTCGAGACCTTCGGCGGGCTGAACGTGATGGTGAACAACGCGGGAATCTCCAGTCCGCTGCGCAAAGGCCTGTTCCACGAGGACTTCGAGGAGTTCGACCGGGTCATGCGGGTGAACCTGCTCGGCGTCATGGCCGGCACCCGGGACGCCGCGCGGCACATGGCCGACCGCGGCGGCGGATCCATCGTCAACCTCGGCTCGATCGGCGGTATCCAGGCCGGTGGCGGCGTCTCGACCTACCGCGCCTCCAAGGCGGCGATCATCCACTTCACCAAATGCGCCGCGATCGAGCTCGCGCATTACGAGGTGCGGGTGAACTGCCTGGCGCCCGGCAACATACCGACGCCGATTCTCGCCTCGTCGGCCACTGACGAGGACCGGGAACGGCTGGAACGCTTCGAGGCCAGAATCCGGCAGCAGATGCGAGACGACCGCCCGCTCAAGCGGGAGGGCAGCGCCGAGGACGTCGCCGAGGCCGCACTGTACCTGGCCACGGACCGGTCTCGGTACGTCACCGGCACCGTGTTGCCGGTCGACGGCGGCACCGTCGCGGGCAAGGTGATCGTCCGCAAGCCGGCAACCGGGCAGACCGCAGGGTGA